A window of Sphingobacterium sp. SRCM116780 contains these coding sequences:
- a CDS encoding three component ABC system middle component codes for MSIRDGQSLDKGYNLFELMQNDALSVIALHSFTLGYHTIAKNRKSEVTFPKLDYLFFVLPIVYNYSAMLSFLNSNELYTALMKEHSILLGLQERALKMSVQTFDGLNVAFSKKILSINKENGTITLLKPYTSKKLVLALLSNNSFDSVKQIQDSAFKLGSIFAKKHDNNLQNDLNIRF; via the coding sequence ATGAGCATAAGAGACGGCCAATCACTTGATAAAGGATATAATCTTTTTGAATTAATGCAGAATGATGCTTTAAGTGTAATAGCCCTACATAGTTTTACTCTAGGTTACCACACTATTGCCAAAAATAGAAAAAGTGAAGTGACCTTTCCAAAACTTGATTATCTTTTTTTTGTGCTACCGATTGTTTATAATTATTCAGCTATGCTTAGCTTTTTAAATTCAAACGAATTGTATACTGCATTGATGAAGGAACATTCTATACTTCTTGGCCTTCAGGAAAGAGCACTTAAGATGTCAGTACAGACTTTTGACGGACTTAATGTAGCCTTTAGTAAAAAGATTTTAAGCATCAATAAAGAAAACGGCACAATAACTCTCCTAAAACCATACACCTCAAAGAAATTAGTATTGGCACTGTTATCTAATAATTCTTTTGATAGTGTTAAACAAATTCAGGATAGTGCTTTTAAATTAGGGAGTATTTTCGCGAAAAAACATGATAACAATTTACAGAACGATCTAAACATTAGGTTTTAA
- a CDS encoding DUF3732 domain-containing protein, which translates to MKLKIKNIILYPLDETLNPRIIKFHESKVNVITGYSQRGKSAIISIIDYCLGSSECDIPVGTIREKVDKFAIYIAIGDQSIFLARDCPGNDNKVSDVMYMYDVQGKGDNPKLNTNEWIKEAGKYKTNRDKVKNYLSVKAGFENISINNESQKDDAPASFRDTTAFMFQPQNIIANPTTIFYKTDTFEHLRRLKTLFPLVLGYKSYEILNLESEIDALEREEKEKARKLDDLRLQYESWQTDVYEYYSKAINLGLSNADISIESGSVNLIKSELKKVVLDVKNNRFFKEGSAIRYSEKLEELDGDRIRFTRELDELRVGLQKIQQFDRSKVEYIESVAVEIDKRLKPVDWLLKQKGTNICPFCDSVSEKAINTLLNLQSESQKNGKVLEASRSENFSFEKEKGDYKEKIKAKERDIVKIDANILILRNEDRKNFKKLQDIFEFSGKIEHVLENLEKISPSANLASELERIAGQLAGKRKTLKGLKEKFDKEYCLKRVSEAIANYVKILPIENKEQRRVLLDPDVSVGIRIEDTRSKNINFLYKLGSGANHMCFHLATMLGLHEYFLNLPKSGKKNYIPSFLILDQPSQVYFPEDFKDLDKDNIDLNKKKKISEDIQNTTLIFKACSKFIESNKFQTQIIVLEHASESTWSEVSNVHLVEEWRGSFDQPDTYKALIPRAWFD; encoded by the coding sequence ATGAAACTCAAGATAAAAAATATTATACTATATCCACTTGACGAGACCCTGAATCCGAGAATTATTAAATTTCATGAGTCCAAGGTTAATGTGATTACTGGTTATAGTCAACGAGGGAAATCTGCAATTATTTCTATTATTGATTACTGCCTCGGTAGCAGCGAGTGTGATATACCTGTAGGAACAATAAGGGAGAAGGTTGATAAATTTGCAATCTATATTGCTATAGGAGATCAGTCAATTTTTTTAGCGAGGGACTGCCCAGGAAATGATAATAAAGTTTCTGATGTGATGTATATGTATGATGTGCAGGGAAAGGGCGATAATCCTAAATTGAACACAAATGAATGGATTAAAGAAGCAGGTAAATATAAAACGAATAGAGATAAGGTAAAAAACTATCTTAGTGTCAAAGCAGGCTTTGAGAATATTTCAATCAATAACGAATCTCAAAAAGATGATGCTCCAGCAAGTTTCCGAGATACTACTGCATTTATGTTTCAACCTCAAAATATTATCGCCAATCCAACAACCATATTTTACAAAACTGATACTTTTGAACATTTACGACGCCTAAAGACACTTTTCCCTTTAGTTTTGGGGTATAAATCATATGAAATTTTAAATCTCGAAAGTGAAATCGACGCTTTAGAACGTGAAGAGAAAGAAAAAGCCAGAAAATTAGATGACCTCCGTTTGCAATATGAAAGCTGGCAAACAGACGTTTACGAATATTATTCCAAAGCGATAAATCTGGGATTGTCAAACGCCGATATTAGTATCGAGAGTGGAAGCGTAAATTTGATAAAAAGCGAGTTGAAAAAAGTTGTTTTGGATGTGAAAAATAACAGGTTCTTTAAAGAGGGCTCTGCTATAAGATATTCCGAGAAGTTGGAGGAGCTAGATGGTGATCGTATCCGATTTACGCGGGAGTTAGATGAACTTAGAGTTGGACTACAGAAAATACAGCAGTTTGATCGCTCTAAAGTTGAATATATTGAAAGTGTAGCTGTTGAAATTGATAAAAGGTTGAAGCCAGTTGATTGGCTGCTAAAGCAGAAAGGTACTAATATATGCCCTTTTTGTGATTCGGTATCTGAAAAAGCGATTAATACACTCCTTAATCTTCAAAGTGAAAGCCAAAAAAATGGTAAAGTTTTGGAAGCCTCAAGATCTGAAAATTTTAGTTTTGAGAAAGAAAAAGGAGATTATAAAGAAAAGATTAAGGCTAAAGAACGGGATATTGTAAAGATAGATGCAAATATTCTAATTCTCAGAAACGAGGATCGTAAAAATTTTAAGAAACTTCAAGATATCTTTGAATTTAGTGGAAAGATTGAACATGTTCTCGAAAATTTAGAAAAGATTTCACCTTCGGCAAATTTAGCTTCTGAACTGGAAAGAATTGCAGGTCAATTAGCAGGCAAGAGGAAAACACTGAAGGGTTTGAAGGAAAAATTCGATAAAGAGTATTGTTTAAAAAGGGTATCAGAGGCGATTGCAAACTATGTCAAAATTCTACCAATAGAAAATAAAGAGCAAAGACGTGTTTTATTGGATCCTGACGTAAGTGTGGGTATCCGTATCGAAGATACACGATCGAAGAATATTAACTTTTTATATAAATTGGGTAGTGGAGCAAACCATATGTGTTTTCACTTGGCAACTATGCTGGGACTACATGAGTACTTTTTAAATCTCCCAAAATCTGGTAAAAAGAATTATATCCCTTCATTTCTGATCCTAGACCAGCCCAGTCAAGTATATTTCCCAGAGGATTTTAAGGATCTGGACAAAGATAATATTGATCTTAACAAAAAAAAGAAAATCTCGGAAGATATTCAAAATACAACACTAATATTTAAAGCCTGTAGTAAATTCATCGAAAGTAATAAATTTCAGACCCAGATAATTGTGCTTGAGCACGCTTCAGAATCTACGTGGAGCGAGGTCTCTAATGTACATCTGGTGGAGGAGTGGAGAGGCTCATTCGACCAACCCGATACTTATAAGGCACTTATTCCAAGAGCATGGTTTGATTAG